The proteins below come from a single Oncorhynchus tshawytscha isolate Ot180627B linkage group LG22, Otsh_v2.0, whole genome shotgun sequence genomic window:
- the LOC112222221 gene encoding protein Wnt-7a, translated as MSRKTRRWIFRVLLCLGIVYLKIGGFSSVVALGASIICNKIPGLAPRQRIICQSRPDAIIVIGEGAQMGINECQFQFKNGRWNCSALGERTVFGKELKVGSKEAAFTYAIIAAGVAHAITAACTQGNLSDCSCDTEKQGFYSKGQGWKWGGCSADISYGLGFSKVFVDAREVKQNARSLMNLHNNEVGRKILEKNMHLECKCHGVSGSCTTKTCWTKLPKFRELGYILKEKYAHALHVEPVKASRNKRPKFLKIKKPYSYRKPMDTDLVFIEKSPNYCEADPVTGSMGTQGRMCNKTVTQQISGCDLMCCGRGYNTHQYSRVWQCNCKFLWCCYVKCNTCSERTEVYTCK; from the exons ATGAGTCGGAAAACTAGGCGCTGGATTTTTCGGGTTTTGCTTTGCCTTGGGATTGTCTATTTGAAAATCGG TGGCTTTTCATCCGTGGTCGCGCTAGGTGCGAGTATAATCTGTAACAAGATTCCCGGGTTGGCTCCCCGACAGCGGATAATCTGCCAGAGTCGCCCCGATGCCATTATTGTCATCGGAGAGGGAGCACAAATGGGGATCAACGAGTGTCAGTTTCAATTCAAAAATGGGCGCTGGAACTGCTCTGCGCTTGGAGAGAGAACGGTCTTCGGAAAAGAGTTGAAAGTGG GCAGTAAAGAGGCTGCGTTCACCTATGCCATCATTGCGGCCGGAGTTGCCCACGCCATCACTGCAGCCTGTACGCAGGGAAACCTGAGTGACTGCAGCTGTGATACGGAGAAGCAGGGTTTCTACAGTAAAGGCCAGGGCTGGAAGTGGGGAGGCTGTTCAGCAGACATCAGCTACGGCCTGGGCTTCTCAAAGGTGTTCGTTGATGCCAGGGAGGTCAAACAGAACGCCAGGTCTCTCATGAACCTGCATAACAACGAGGTGGGACGCAAG ATCCTGGAGAAGAACATGCATCTGGAATGCAAGTGTCACGGTGTTTCGGGCTCCTGCACCACTAAAACCTGCTGGACTAAACTTCCCAAGTTTCGCGAGCTCGGCTACATTCTCAAAGAGAAGTATGCCCATGCTCTGCACGTGGAACCGGTCAAAGCCAGCCGCAACAAGCGGCCCAAATTCCTCAAGATCAAGAAGCCCTACTCCTACCGGAAGCCCATGGACACAGACCTTGTGTTCATTGAGAAGTCCCCTAACTACTGCGAGGCGGACCCGGTGACAGGCAGTATGGGGACACAGGGCCGGATGTGTAATAAGACTGTTACGCAGCAGATCAGCGGCTGTGACCTGATGTGCTGTGGACGAGGGTACAACACACACCAGTACTCCCGCGTGTGGCAGTGCAACTGCAAGTTCCTGTGGTGCTGCTACGTCAAATGCAACACCTGCAGCGAGAGGACAGAGGTGTACACCTGCAAATGA
- the LOC112222222 gene encoding protein tyrosine phosphatase domain-containing protein 1-like: protein MSAWVFRHLVLHPQTSSGVPYRYMESVRTPRANYTLVGEVIRHVIPGATQCSIGCGGLNCKYEDPDRWSEDKQAIKGLYSSWVTENLLAMARPSTALIEKYNIIDQFKRCGLKTVINLQRPGEHASCGPNTLEPESGFSYRPEVFMENDIYFYNFGWNDYGVASLTSILDMVKVMSFAMQEGKMSVHCHAGLGRTGVLLACYLVFATRMTADQAIVFVRSKRPNSIQTRGQLYCVREFAQFLVPIRSIFSCAEPSTNPVTLSQFLTRQRHMLHGYERRELRHLPKIIHVICKLLLDIAEHRQVIEEDMLDVNDMTAEEEVEFERYYDFGFTKGSFGGGSMGDRPRLPGPPTKHRHANEPALFYHRKSLSYSESDVQRLGSELHLLTQPLSNFLSTSNLPVACSSSLTSLHRTLATVSPVTTTYSSQNGFFPHGSLWEQKSLAEGSPLLKKRQKACQSSESECHPKQKTFGSMLFRWREKLANNGNVSKVFQIEESEVPFITIQTELSKEARRVLVAQALAVDLELDGEDEHLERLHAWQSGLNMGGAWERLCTLEKDPFVLSGLMWTWLEQLKEPVISVRDVQKLDLNDSDPANPEAVFKPLDQAPREMLMCILDCMAHVLTIPEEVEAAFLDRTIKAFTKMGKCSAVYPAMTEILRLVLHDMRFIAIEEDEVPFMPPGPIMLTP from the exons ATGTCTGCCTGGGTATTCCGTCATCTAGTACTCCACCCTCAGACAAGCAGTGGAGTCCCCTACCGCTACATGGAGTCAG TCAGGACCCCCCGGGCGAATTACACGTTGGTCGGGGAGGTGATACGTCATGTCATACCTGGAGCCACACAGTGCTCCATAGGGTGTGGAGGTCTGAACTGCAAGTATGAGGACCCTGACCGCTGGAGCGAGGACAAGCAAGCCATCAAAGGCCTCTATTCCTCCTG GGTCACAGAGAACCTACTTGCCATGGCCAGGCCCTCTACTGCATTAATAGAAAAGTACAACATCATTGACCAATTTAAAAG atgtggcctAAAGACGGTGATAAACCTGCAGAGACCAGGGGAACACGCCAGCTGTGGTCCCAACACACTGGAACCAGAGAGTGGATTCTCCTACCGACCTGAGGTGTTCATGGAGAATGACA TATATTTCTATAACTTTGGATGGAATGACTACGGGGTGGCCTCCCTCACATCCATCCTGGACATGGTGAAAGTCATGTCCTTTGCGATGCAGGAGGGGAAAATGTCTGTCCACTGTCATGCTGGTCTGGGAAGAACAG GTGTGTTGTTAGCGTGTTACCTGGTCTTCGCCACGAGGATGACCGCTGACCAGGCCATCGTGTTTGTACGCTCTAAACGTCCCAACTCCATCCAGACCAGAGGTCAGCTGTATTGCGTGCGGGAGTTTGCCCAGTTCCTGGTCCCCATCAGGAGTATTTTCTCCTGCGCTGAGcccagtactaacccagtcaccCTGTCCCAGTTCCTGACCCGCCAGAGACACATGCTGCACGGCTATGAGCGACGGGAGCTCAGGCACCTGCCCAAGATCATCCATGTGATCTGCAAGCTGCTGCTGGACATCGCTGAGCACCGTCAGGTAATCGAGGAGGACATGCTGGACGTCAATGACATGACCGccgaggaggaggtggagtttgAGCGCTACTACGACTTTGGCTTCACCAAGGGTAGCTTCGGCGGAGGCAGCATGGGGGACCGGCCCCGCTTACCGGGACCCCCAACCAAACACCGACACGCCAACGAACCGGCCCTCTTCTACCACCGCAAGAGCCTGAGCTACAGCGAGTCGGACGTACAGAGGCTAGGCTCTGAACTCCACCTGCTGACCCAACCTCTCTCCAACTTTCTATCCACTAGCAACTTGCCTGTGGCCTGTTCTTCCTCCCTGACCTCCCTGCATAGAACCCTGGCCACGGTCAGCCCCGTCACCACCACGTACAGCTCCCAAAATGGATTCTTTCCCCATGGGTCCCTCTGGGAGCAGAAGAGCCTGGCGGAGGGATCCCCACTCCTAAAGAAGAGGCAGAAAGCCTGCCAGAGCAGCGAGTCTGAGTGCCACCCTAAGCAGAAAACGTTTGGCAGCATGTTGTTTAGGTGGAGGGAGAAGTTAGCGAACAATGGGAATGTGTCCAAGGTGTTTCAGATAGAGGAGTCAGAGGTGCCCttcatcaccatccagacagagctGTCCAAGGAGGCCAGGCGCGTGCTGGTGGCCCAGGCCCTGGCGGTGGATCTGGAGCTGGATGGAGAGGATGAACACTTGGAGAGACTCCACGCCTGGCAG TCTGGGTTAAACATGGGAGGGGCGTGGGAGAGGCTGTGTACATTGGAGAAGGACCCATTTGTGCTCTCTGGGCTGATGTGGACCTGGCTGGAGCAGCTGAAGGAGCCAGTCATCTCTGTCAGAGATGTACAGAAACTGGACCTTAACGACAGTGACCCTGCAAACCCAGAGGCTGTCTTCAAACCACTGGACCAG GCTCCCAGGGAGATGTTGATGTGCATTCTGGACTGTATGGCTCATGTTCTCACAATACCAGAAGAGGTGGAGGCTGCTTTCCTGGATCGCACCATCAAGGCTTTCACCAAG ATGGGAAAATGTTCAGCGGTGTATCCGGCCATGACAGAGATCCTCAGGCTGGTCCTACATGACATGAGGTTTATAGCCATAGAGGAGGATGAGGTACCATTTATGCCTCCCGGCCCTATTATGCTGACTCCATAG